A window of Mytilus edulis chromosome 10, xbMytEdul2.2, whole genome shotgun sequence contains these coding sequences:
- the LOC139493539 gene encoding protein toll-like, with protein sequence MRIFYQMCICIVLILLPDESKAILESTQNTGWQNWTHESVVSTQWICPKFCNDTFKMRTNKDIEEFYNRCCFHYSKPIWDLPLGHHVVGKLHVEYLSRTGKAVLYNTNTNTTSLLFYEVVHPNGFLSKMPINICTFKTIVNLYFSNNSIRQITNLRCLSKLDKLILKGNKITSVNNSTFTEMKYLRFVDLSDNRIGHIDPLSFSIKPGSLMHVYLSYNQLKSVDITIAILEKFFALIDYSHNQIKHLSNELNWKCCKEEMVDGGIIKWQYNSFRWFPNLTEIGFPDVLSTAKLTKNYGMDVTNNLWNCDCKFYPFLVKALEHMDRYPTMTDQYDAKCNEPSHLTNYSIIDFKHKYDLLICNLNMSDKCPIQFGCNCFYQPSQKRTVVNCSGLNLSTFPELPDFDNLEIDLSNNNFKPISNWSTINYLKRVKKLDLSNNTFSDIDFTAFDAEKLTSLILLNNPIVSINRSIENLAPCVTQIGNISIDCDCNSWWMKRWIEKQKQINHGCYFGKEILCKIGSKYIAPSNLTRDQVCPEDDNGFKSTFYSFILALMSTHAVVISLLCFKFRYEIFLIYRKKWLKFNKSYEKCSDDLIYDAYFSFDGEIYELRVWMSKVLLRYLEKRGYKVFYPLRDCILGYPREEDICRKISQSATFIVFLSQSFLDSPNLRSEWKYIWHSYKENKYKQLIVINFDDMEPIHVEDDRMRAFVRLSYYFEFFNTNSKLLSDIEKQLFCRKLKTKRNRIHPGPYKGLYKICSEIKNPQQIIRSK encoded by the exons ATGAGGATATTTTATCAG ATGTGTATTTGCATTGTTCTTATACTTTTACCTGATGAAAGTAAAGCAATATTGGAGAGTACACAAAACACTGGCTGGCAAAACTGGACACACGAAAGTGTCGTTTCAACCCAGTGGATTTGTCCCAAATTTTGTAATGATACTTTCAAAATGAGAACAAACAAGGATATCGAGGAATTTTATAACAGATGttgttttcattattcaaaaccCATCTGGGATTTACCATTGGGGCATCATGTTGTTGGAAAGCTACATGTAGAATATTTAAGTCGAACTGGAAAAGCAGTCCTATATAATACCAACACCAACACAACTTCATTGTTGTTTTATGAGGTCGTACATCCAAACGGATTTCTTTCAAAAAtgccaataaatatttgcacattCAAAACAATAGTAAACCTGTATTTTTCCAACAATAGTATTAGGCAAATAACAAACTTACGATGTCTATCTAAATTAGACAAACTTATCTTAAAGGGAAACAAGATCACATCAGTAAATAATTCAACTTTTACAGAAATGAAATATTTGAGGTTTGTTGATCTCTCTGACAACAGAATAGGCCATATAGACCCACTGTCATTTTCTATCAAACCAGGTAGTTTAATGCATGTCTATTTGTCCTATAACCAATTGAAATCTGTTGATATTACAATTGCGATTTTGGAGAAGTTTTTTGCTTTGATAGATTATTCCCATAACCAAATCAAGCATTTAAGTAACGAACTTAATTGGAAGTGTTGTAAAGAAGAAATGGTCGATGGCGGAATAATTAAATGGCAATATAATAGCTTCAGATGGTTTCCAAATTTAACAGAGATTGGTTTTCCGGATGTGCTTTCTACTGCTAAACTTACAAAGAATTATGGGATGGATGTTACGAATAATCTATGGAATTGCGACTGTAAGTTCTATCCTTTTTTAGTCAAAGCCTTAGAACATATGGATCGCTATCCGACGATGACTGATCAATATGATGCTAAGTGCAACGAGCCTTCACATTTGACAAATTATTCGATAATTGATTTCAAACACAAGTACGACTTACTAATATGCAATCTAAACATGTCAGACAAATGTCCAATTCAATTTGGTTGTAATTGTTTTTATCAGCCTTCACAAAAAAGAACGGTAGTTAATTGTTCTGGACTTAACCTGTCCACATTTCCAGAGTTGCCCGACTTTGACAATCTTGAGATTGACTTATCGAATAATAATTTCAAACCCATATCAAATTGGAGCACAATTAATTATCTCAAACGTGTGAAGAAACTAGATTTATCAAATAACACTTTTTCGGATATAGATTTCACAGCTTTCGATGCAGAGAAACTTACGTCGCTGATTTTGCTGAACAACCCCATTGTGTCAATAAACAGATCAATTGAAAACCTAGCACCATGTGTCACTCAGATTGGAAACATTTCTATCGATTGTGACTGTAATTCCTGGTGGATGAAAAGATggatagaaaaacaaaaacaaataaatcatggTTGTTATTTTGGAAAGGAAATTCTTTGCAAGATAGGCTCTAAATATATAGCACCTAGCAATTTGACCAGGGACCAAGTGTGCCCTGAAGATGATAATGGTttcaaatctacattttacaGTTTTATCTTGGCATTAATGTCAACTCACGCAGTTGTCATTtcacttttgtgtttcaaattcCGATATGAAATTTTCTTAATTTATCGTAAAAAATGGTTGAAATTtaacaaaagttatgaaaaatgTTCAGATGATCTTATATATGATGCTTACTTTTCTTTTGACGGAGAAATATACGAATTGAGAGTGTGGATGAGTAAAGTTTTACTTCGATATCTAGAGAAAAGGGGCTATAAGGTATTCTATCCATTGAGAGATTGTATTCTAGGTTACCCAAGAGAAGAAGACATTTGTCGGAAAATTTCCCAGAGTGCAACATTCATAGTGTTTTTAAGCCAGAGCTTTTTAGATTCCCCAAATTTAAGATCAGAGTGGAAATACATTTGGCATTCCTataaggaaaataaatataaacaacttATAGTTATCAACTTCGATGATATGGAACCGATACACGTTGAGGACGATAGAATGAGGGCATTTGTTAGACTCAGTTATTATTTCGAATTTTTCAACACAAATAGTAAGCTGTTATCAGATATCGAAAAACAGCTTTTTTGTCGAAAACTTAAAACCAAAAGAAATCGAATCCATCCTGGACCATATAAGGGATTGTATAAAATATGCAGTGAAATTAAGAATCCACAGCAGATAATAAGATCGAAATAA